The nucleotide sequence TTGCAAGAGTCCATTCTGGCAAAAACCGCAATAAGCTTGTAAATACCTTAGAAGAATTAAAAAATATTAAGCTAGGTGAAATGCTTGCAGAAGAAATCTGTCTGATGGAAAGCATGCTTAAGCCTCAAGGCGCGCAGTATAACATCTTAAAGACCTTCCCTCTAAATCATCTAAATAAATAAAATCTTTCTAATTTTCCTAAAATGTGGTAATAAAAATAGAATAAAATATTAATTTTAAGGAGGGAATAGTTATGGCTGATAAAAAAGCCCCGGAAAAGGACGGTGCACTTGAAAATGCAATGGCTCAAATAGAAAAATCGTATGGGAAAGGATCTATAATGAGATTAGGAGAGGAATCCGCTGCTATTGATATTGATGTAATACCTACAGGCTCAATAGCTTTGGACACAGCGCTTGGTGTAGGAGGCATACCGCGTGGTAGAATAACGGAGATATATGGGCCTGAGTCATCAGGGAAAACAACGCTGGCTCTGCATATTGTTGCCAATGCACAAAAGGCTGGCGGTATGGCAGCGTTCATAGACGTAGAGCACGCTCTTGACCCAAAGTATTCCAAGGTTCTGGGTGTTGATTTAGACAGTCTCTTAATCTCGCAGCCTGATAGCGGGGAACAGGCATTGGGCATTACAGAAACCCTTGTCAGAAGCAATGCTGTAGACGTAATAATTGTAGATTCAGTAGCTGCTATGGTTCCACGCGCAGAGATTGAAGGAGATATGGGAGATTCGCATATGGGGCTTCAGGCGCGGCTTATGTCACAGGCTCTGAGAAAACTTACTGCTGTCATAAGTAAATCAAAGACATCTGTTATATTCATTAATCAGATACGGCACAAAATAGGAGTTTTTTTCGGCAGTCCTGAGACTACTACGGGTGGAAATGCTCTTAAATTCTATGCGTCTGTAAGACTGGATATTCGCAGAATAGCAACAATCAAGAAAGGCGAAGCAGCAGTAGGAAGCAGAGTCAGGGTAAAAGTTGTTAAAAATAAGGTTGCTCCTCCATTCAGACAGGCAGAATTCGACGTTATGTATGATCAGGGTATTTGCAAAGAGGCAGGGATCCTTGATATGGCAATTGAGCATAAATTGATTGAAAAAGCAGGTGCATGGTTCTCTTATAATGAAGAGAAAATAGCTCAGGGCCGCGAGGGCGCAATCAGATATCTGGCAGAAAAGCCTGATCTTAGAGATAAGCTTGAAAAGCAGATAAGAGAAAATGCTGGGTTAAAGACTGTCTGAAGATGCATGCAAAATTAACTGACGCGGAAAAGATCCGCCTTTTGCCGTGGAGTATTGCCCACAATGCGGCAAATAATGTCTTTGCCTATTTTACTGTATTTGGCTCTGTGTTTATTCTGTTTTTAAATGAACTCGGCTTACCCAAGACCCAGATAGGATTTCTTCTTTCCCTCTTTCCTTTTTGCGGCATTTTAGCTTTATTCATTGCTCCGACGATTGCGCACACAGGTTTTAAGCGCACATTTATCATTTTCTGGGGACTGAGAAAACTTGTCATAGCTTTTTTGCTTTTAGCTCCATGGATTTTGTCGCGGTTTGGAATTCATGTAACCTTTATTTATATGGCTGGAATTCTATTGGTCTTTGCCATCTGCCGGGCGATTGGAGAGACGGCATACTATCCATGGTTCCAGGAGGTCGTACCAGATTCAATTCGCGGTAAATATACTGCTATAGACAACATATTTATTACTCTGACCGGTTCTCTGGCTATCGCAGTTGCCAGTTATGTGGTAGGACGCTCTCTGGGTTTGAGCAGATTCATGATCCTGATTGGGGCAGGTGTGGTTTTTGGCCTAATTGCGGTATGCTTCGCATCCTTTATCCCTGGAGGAGCACCAGTTCGTGACACTGCTGCAAAAACAGCACATTTCAAGCAAATGATGAATGTGCTACACGACAGGAACTTTCTTTTTTATAATGGCGGCATAGGAGCAGTAACAGTGGTTTCTGTAGGACTGTTATCATTTGTTCCTTTGTTCATGAAAGAACAGGTAGGGCTTAGTTCAAGCAATGTTGTGCTACTGCAGATCGGGACCCTATTTGGGGGGTTACTCTCCGGTTATTTATGGGGCTGGTCCGCTGATCGTTATGGGAGTAAACCCATAATGCTTTCAGGTCTGCACTTGATGGTTTTGCTTCCTGTATGCTGGTTGTTGATGCCAAGACATAGTGCCTGGAGTAGTTCGCTTGCCATGAGCATAGCATTTCTCGGCGGGGCGGCTAGTATAGGTTTGATGATTGGGAGTGGTAGGCTTTTGTATGTCGGTGTTGTTCCCACACAGAAAAAAACAGAGTATATGGCGGTATACTATGCATGGATTGGATTGGTAGGTGGCTGTAGTCAACTGATTGCCGGACGATCTTTGGATTATTTCAAAGGAATGGGAGGTAATTTCTTCAATCTAACGCTTGATCCTTATACTCCCCTCTTTGTTGTGAGTTTTATATTACTTATTGTGGGAGCACTGTTAATAAGACAGGTGCGAGTTGATAGTGATATGCCGACAGGAAAATTTGCATGTATGTTTCTTCATGGAAATCCATTTGTGGCAATCGGGTCTGTGGTAAGATTTTATTTGGCCAAAGAGGAGGGCGCCAGAGTATCAACGACCGAACATCTCGGCGAAGCAAAGAGTCCGTTAAACATTGATGAACTTCTCCATGCACTCTCTGATCCCAGTTTCAATGTCCGCTATGAAGCCATTATTTCAATTTCCCGAACGCGTCCAGATGATAGACTAGTCAATGCTTTGATTCAGGTTCTTAGTGGCGATAACCCTGATCTTAGTATTGCTGCTGCCTGGGCGCTTGGCAGAATTGGAGACAAGACGGCAATTGAGCCGCTTCATAAGACTTTAGTATCAGGATATCCATTGCTTCAAGCCCGCAGCGCCAGGGCACTGGCGACTCTGGACGATGCTCAAGCTATCCCTTTGCTGCTTGAGCGCTTCAAAAATGAGCCGAATTGCGGCCTGCGTATAGCTTACGCCTCAGCTTTAGGAACACTTAGAGCAACCGAAGCAACTGATGGGCTATTAACTCTCCTGCAGACATTACAGGATGAGTGTAACAGAATGGAGCTAGCTCTTGCTCTGGCGCGTATTGTTGGAAATGAGCACTACTTTGTTCGACTTTGGCGTCGGCCGCGTTCGGAAATAGGAACTGCTGCCTCACAAGCCATGCTTTCCTTGAAGAGGAGAATAAAGAAGTTTCATAGGGACAGCGATAATTTCATGACAGTGCTTGATGACTGTGCGGAGGCTTTGGCGGAAAATGACTTACAGCGTGGAACGACATTATTGAGCGACGTAATTGACAATTTACCTGTGAAAGAGTTTGGAAAGACTTTTGCGGCTATTCTCAAAGATTGTGCAGAGCGCCTGGATGAATTCGGTGCTTCACGTATTGAGTATTTAATTCTTTCCCTGCACACGATAGATGCAGCATTGAACTCTGTCAAGAACTAAGGTATAAGGGATTATGCAAAGTAAAAAAATTAGAAAATCCTTTTTGGAATTCTTTAAGAACAAAGCTCATACTATTCTTCCCAGTGCTTCGTTGATTCCTGTGCAAGACGAGACACTGCTCTTTACAAATGCAGGGATGAACCAGTTTAAGGATGTATTTCTAGGTCATGGCTCACGTAATTACAAACGCGTGGCAAACTCTCAAAAATGCATAAGGGTCAGCGGGAAACATAATGATCTGGAAGATGTTGGACATGACAGTCATCATCATACCTTTTTTGAAATGCTTGGTAACTGGTCATTTGGTGATTATTTTAAGAAAGAAGCAATTAGTCTGGCATGGGAGCTGCTTACTGAAGTATGGAAACTGCCAAAGGAAAGACTCTGGGCAACTGTATATAAGCCGGATGAAGAATCCTTTAATTATTGGAAGACTGAAACAAATATTGATACCAGCCATATTCTCCGCTTTGGTGAAAAAGAAAACTTCTGGGATATGGGAGAGACTGGTCCATGTGGGCCGTGTTCAGAAATACATATTGATTTAACTGAAAATGGCTGTAATAAATCTTTAATCAACGCCAATAATCCAGATGTCCTGGAGCTGTGGAACCTGGTGTTCATACAGCATAACCGCAGAGAGGATGGGTCGTTGGAGGAGCTGCCTTCCATGCATGTGGATACTGGCATGGGACTCGAGCGTATATCAAGAGTATTACAAAACGTAAGCTCAAATTATGATACTGACCTCTTTAAACCTATTGTTGAGGCTGTATGCGAAATCTCAGAAAAATCATATAGAGATAAATATGTTGTATCAATACAGGTAATTGTTGATCACATCCGTGCGTTGGTATTTGCGATAGCAGACGGAGTAATGCCCTCAAACGAAGGAAGAGGATATGTGCTCAGACGGCTTATAAGAAGAGCCTCAAGAAGGGGAAACGTGCTCCAGCTTAATCAGCCCTTTTTATACAGACTGGTTGGTTCCGTTGTAAATATTATGAAGGATGCATATCCTGAGCTGGAGACGCAAAGAGAGCATATAAGCCTTATACTTAAGAGCGAGGAAGAGCGCTTCCAGAAAACACTCCTGCAGGGAATAAACCTATTTCAAGAGCTTGTTAAATATGTTAAAAAAGATAAGAAAAAGCTCATCAGCGGAGAGAGTGCATTCAGGTTATACGATACATTCGGTTTTCCTATTGATCTTACCTGCGAAATGGCAAGAGAGCAGGGGCTTAAAGTGGATATAGAGGAATTTAATAGGGAAATGGCTAAACAAAGACAACGAAGTATTTCGCAAACTCCACTAGTTTCAAGGGTTACTGTTTTTAAACAAAGCACTCTGTTTACTGGATATAGTAAGTATTCTGATAAGGCGCAGATATTATGTATTCTAAAAGGTGGCAAAAAAACTGATAAAGCAAAACAGCAGGATGACATTGAGCTAATACTTGATAAAACATGTTTTTACGCTGAATCCGGAGGCCAGATTGGAGATACAGGCGTAATTTCCAGAGAAGATTGCGACATACAGATAAAAGATACTTATAAAATATCTGATACGTTTATTCACAAAGCTAAAATTTCTAAAGGCACAATCAAAATTGGTGATAATGTGACTGCATCTATTGATATAGCCAGACGCATGAGAATTGCAAAACATCACAGTTCAGCGCATCTTCTTCAATATGCGCTTCGCCAGGTTCTTGGCAAACATATCCAACAGGCTGGATCGTGGGTTGGAGAGAAAAGAATGCGATTTGATTTCAACCACTTTAACGCTGTTAGTAATGATCAGCTTAATAGCATTGAAGAAATTGTAAACCAAAAGATTATGGAACTTGTTGAGGTAAAAACCTTTAATACCTCTATGAAAAAAGCTAAGGAGCTTGGAGCTATTGCCTTATTCAATGAGAAATATGGGGAGACAGTAAGGGTTGTCCGGATAGGTGATTTTAGTGTAGAGCTCTGTGGAGGAACGCATGTAAAAAATACAGGAGAAATAGGATTGTTTAGAATAATCTCTGATAGTTCAATTGCTTCGGGGGTAAGAAGAATTGAGGCCTCATGTGGTGAGGCTGCATATAATATTATGAAAGAAGAGCAAGAAATTCTTGCGGAAACTTCTCATCTCTTACATGCCCCCGTATCTGAAATATCAAGCAGGGTAGCAACACTTATAAAAAATCATAAAGAGCTTGAAAAACAAAGCAAAAAATTTAAAAGCAAACAGGTAATGACAAATATAGATGATTTCATCAAGAAAGCCATTACAGTAAATAATGTAAAACTAGTTTCTGCGTCTCTGAAGAATATGGGGCATGAGGCATTGAGGGACATCGCAGATGTATTAAAAACAAAGCTGGGCTCATCAGCCGTAGTAGTACTCGGATCTGTAAAGAAGAATAAAGTATGCCTTGTAACAGCAGTGACTTCTGATCTTGTGTCTAAAGGTTTGCATGCTGGAAGGATCATTAAAGAGATTGCGCAAATTACTGGTGGTAGTGGTGGTGGTAGGCCAGACATGGCACAGGCAGGAGGAAAGGACGTATCCAAGCTTGATCAAGCTTTAAAACAGGTTCCTGAAATAATACGAGAAGGAATAAATGCGTAGAATCCTCGGATTGGATATTGGAGATAAGCGGATAGGAGTTTCGGTAAGTGATGAGTTAGGCATAACAGCACAGGGGCTTGAAAATATCCATAGAGAATCCGATGATCAGGCTATAAAAGAAATATGTAACCTAGTAAATCAGTTACATATAGAAGAAGTTATTGTTGGAATGCCTAAAAATATGAATGGCACTCTTGGTCCGCAGGCAGAAAAGGTAATGAAATTTTCGAAAGCGATAGCTTCTTCAGTACGTATTCCGATTAAACACTGGGACGAGCGATTAACGACTGTTATTGCACAAAGAAGTCTTACGGCTTTAAATGTAAAAGGCAGAAAAAAGAAGAAGAAAGTTGACAGGATTGCAAGTCAGCTCATTCTCCAGGGATATCTGGACAATAAATCCCTAAAGAGCAAGCAGTAATAAGTGCTGGACATGAATAACCGCAAATATATTCTTATAATCATTCTTGCAGGAATAGCCGCATACCTAACCTCTTTCCAGAACAGCTTTGTATGGGATGATATTGGTCTAATTAGCATAAATCCCTATATAAAAAGCTGGAAACATATTGGAGATCTTTTTACCTCCTTCCTCTACCATAAAACTGGTGAAGGTGGAATCTTTTACAGGCCTATTGTCTCGCTTTCATTTCTGATAGATTACAGCATATGGAAAGAGAATCCTGTTGGATATCATCTGACAAATCTCCTGCTTCATATTTTAAACGCTATTCTGCTATACAAAATAATCTTCTATATGTTCAAAGAGGAAAAGATGGCATTTTTTACAGCTCTTCTCTTTCTTGTACATCCAATTCATACTGAGGCTGTTACATATATATCTGGCAGAGCTGATCCAATAGTAACCTTATTTATGCTCTTCTCATTACTCCTGTTTATAACATATGCCCCTCAAAACAAGTTCTGGGGCATGTTTTATGCTATTACTTTCTATATATTTGCCCTGCTCACAAAAGCATACGCTATAGTCTTCATCCTACTTATTGGGGCATATGGACTTTGTTTTAAGCCAAAGATTAAATCACGGCATTATCTGATATTTTTTGTAATTTCATTAATTTATGGGCTAGTACGGCTGGCTCTGTTAAAGAATGAGACTGGAGTGTTTCTATTCAAACAAAATATGAACATGCCTCATCTTTTACTGGTTATAAGCAGATCGTTTGCCGAATACATAAGGTTTCTTCTATTCCCAATAAACCT is from bacterium and encodes:
- the recA gene encoding recombinase RecA gives rise to the protein MADKKAPEKDGALENAMAQIEKSYGKGSIMRLGEESAAIDIDVIPTGSIALDTALGVGGIPRGRITEIYGPESSGKTTLALHIVANAQKAGGMAAFIDVEHALDPKYSKVLGVDLDSLLISQPDSGEQALGITETLVRSNAVDVIIVDSVAAMVPRAEIEGDMGDSHMGLQARLMSQALRKLTAVISKSKTSVIFINQIRHKIGVFFGSPETTTGGNALKFYASVRLDIRRIATIKKGEAAVGSRVRVKVVKNKVAPPFRQAEFDVMYDQGICKEAGILDMAIEHKLIEKAGAWFSYNEEKIAQGREGAIRYLAEKPDLRDKLEKQIRENAGLKTV
- a CDS encoding MFS transporter, whose amino-acid sequence is MHAKLTDAEKIRLLPWSIAHNAANNVFAYFTVFGSVFILFLNELGLPKTQIGFLLSLFPFCGILALFIAPTIAHTGFKRTFIIFWGLRKLVIAFLLLAPWILSRFGIHVTFIYMAGILLVFAICRAIGETAYYPWFQEVVPDSIRGKYTAIDNIFITLTGSLAIAVASYVVGRSLGLSRFMILIGAGVVFGLIAVCFASFIPGGAPVRDTAAKTAHFKQMMNVLHDRNFLFYNGGIGAVTVVSVGLLSFVPLFMKEQVGLSSSNVVLLQIGTLFGGLLSGYLWGWSADRYGSKPIMLSGLHLMVLLPVCWLLMPRHSAWSSSLAMSIAFLGGAASIGLMIGSGRLLYVGVVPTQKKTEYMAVYYAWIGLVGGCSQLIAGRSLDYFKGMGGNFFNLTLDPYTPLFVVSFILLIVGALLIRQVRVDSDMPTGKFACMFLHGNPFVAIGSVVRFYLAKEEGARVSTTEHLGEAKSPLNIDELLHALSDPSFNVRYEAIISISRTRPDDRLVNALIQVLSGDNPDLSIAAAWALGRIGDKTAIEPLHKTLVSGYPLLQARSARALATLDDAQAIPLLLERFKNEPNCGLRIAYASALGTLRATEATDGLLTLLQTLQDECNRMELALALARIVGNEHYFVRLWRRPRSEIGTAASQAMLSLKRRIKKFHRDSDNFMTVLDDCAEALAENDLQRGTTLLSDVIDNLPVKEFGKTFAAILKDCAERLDEFGASRIEYLILSLHTIDAALNSVKN
- the alaS gene encoding alanine--tRNA ligase, with product MQSKKIRKSFLEFFKNKAHTILPSASLIPVQDETLLFTNAGMNQFKDVFLGHGSRNYKRVANSQKCIRVSGKHNDLEDVGHDSHHHTFFEMLGNWSFGDYFKKEAISLAWELLTEVWKLPKERLWATVYKPDEESFNYWKTETNIDTSHILRFGEKENFWDMGETGPCGPCSEIHIDLTENGCNKSLINANNPDVLELWNLVFIQHNRREDGSLEELPSMHVDTGMGLERISRVLQNVSSNYDTDLFKPIVEAVCEISEKSYRDKYVVSIQVIVDHIRALVFAIADGVMPSNEGRGYVLRRLIRRASRRGNVLQLNQPFLYRLVGSVVNIMKDAYPELETQREHISLILKSEEERFQKTLLQGINLFQELVKYVKKDKKKLISGESAFRLYDTFGFPIDLTCEMAREQGLKVDIEEFNREMAKQRQRSISQTPLVSRVTVFKQSTLFTGYSKYSDKAQILCILKGGKKTDKAKQQDDIELILDKTCFYAESGGQIGDTGVISREDCDIQIKDTYKISDTFIHKAKISKGTIKIGDNVTASIDIARRMRIAKHHSSAHLLQYALRQVLGKHIQQAGSWVGEKRMRFDFNHFNAVSNDQLNSIEEIVNQKIMELVEVKTFNTSMKKAKELGAIALFNEKYGETVRVVRIGDFSVELCGGTHVKNTGEIGLFRIISDSSIASGVRRIEASCGEAAYNIMKEEQEILAETSHLLHAPVSEISSRVATLIKNHKELEKQSKKFKSKQVMTNIDDFIKKAITVNNVKLVSASLKNMGHEALRDIADVLKTKLGSSAVVVLGSVKKNKVCLVTAVTSDLVSKGLHAGRIIKEIAQITGGSGGGRPDMAQAGGKDVSKLDQALKQVPEIIREGINA
- the ruvX gene encoding Holliday junction resolvase RuvX, whose protein sequence is MRRILGLDIGDKRIGVSVSDELGITAQGLENIHRESDDQAIKEICNLVNQLHIEEVIVGMPKNMNGTLGPQAEKVMKFSKAIASSVRIPIKHWDERLTTVIAQRSLTALNVKGRKKKKKVDRIASQLILQGYLDNKSLKSKQ
- a CDS encoding tetratricopeptide repeat protein — translated: MNNRKYILIIILAGIAAYLTSFQNSFVWDDIGLISINPYIKSWKHIGDLFTSFLYHKTGEGGIFYRPIVSLSFLIDYSIWKENPVGYHLTNLLLHILNAILLYKIIFYMFKEEKMAFFTALLFLVHPIHTEAVTYISGRADPIVTLFMLFSLLLFITYAPQNKFWGMFYAITFYIFALLTKAYAIVFILLIGAYGLCFKPKIKSRHYLIFFVISLIYGLVRLALLKNETGVFLFKQNMNMPHLLLVISRSFAEYIRFLLFPINLHYQRELHMPHSIFQPIGILSILVPLAFILFVIIFRKKRPVLFGSIWFIVSLIPYQSALQLNATVAEHWLYFPSIGFFLVVSSLLTSHAKNIKYRHVLNIARYTFLVLMVIAGIVLTNSESRHWKNEITLYNYILKFRPNEPRVHNNLGNAYATEGRHENALLHFKKALKIAPGYSTAYFNMGAVYLEKKHFYTAATQFQKALTLNPSYTKARLYLADTYNRLGLAYYKQKNYPKARELWVKALKIYPGYSGAKKNLERLRR